Proteins encoded in a region of the Sugiyamaella lignohabitans strain CBS 10342 chromosome B, complete sequence genome:
- the PRE9 gene encoding proteasome core particle subunit alpha 3 (Alpha 3 subunit of the 20S proteasome; the only nonessential 20S subunit; may be replaced by the alpha 4 subunit (Pre6p) under stress conditions to create a more active proteasomal isoform; GO_component: GO:0005737 - cytoplasm [Evidence IEA,IEA]; GO_component: GO:0042175 - nuclear outer membrane-endoplasmic reticulum membrane network [Evidence IC] [PMID 9087403]; GO_component: GO:0005634 - nucleus [Evidence IEA,IEA]; GO_component: GO:0005634 - nucleus [Evidence IC] [PMID 9087403]; GO_component: GO:0000502 - proteasome complex [Evidence IEA]; GO_component: GO:0005839 - proteasome core complex [Evidence IEA]; GO_component: GO:0019773 - proteasome core complex, alpha-subunit complex [Evidence IEA]; GO_component: GO:0019773 - proteasome core complex, alpha-subunit complex [Evidence IDA] [PMID 9087403]; GO_component: GO:0034515 - proteasome storage granule [Evidence IDA] [PMID 18504300]; GO_function: GO:0004175 - endopeptidase activity [Evidence IEA]; GO_function: GO:0016787 - hydrolase activity [Evidence IEA]; GO_function: GO:0003674 - molecular_function [Evidence ND]; GO_function: GO:0008233 - peptidase activity [Evidence IEA]; GO_function: GO:0004298 - threonine-type endopeptidase activity [Evidence IEA,IEA]; GO_process: GO:0010499 - proteasomal ubiquitin-independent protein catabolic process [Evidence IDA] [PMID 19162040]; GO_process: GO:0080129 - proteasome core complex assembly [Evidence IMP] [PMID 14739934]; GO_process: GO:0043161 - proteasome-mediated ubiquitin-dependent protein catabolic process [Evidence IDA] [PMID 11545745]; GO_process: GO:0043161 - proteasome-mediated ubiquitin-dependent protein catabolic process [Evidence IDA] [PMID 19029916]; GO_process: GO:0006508 - proteolysis [Evidence IEA]; GO_process: GO:0051603 - proteolysis involved in cellular protein catabolic process [Evidence IEA]; GO_process: GO:0006511 - ubiquitin-dependent protein catabolic process [Evidence IEA]): MYILDDHIVCAVAGIDSDASILVNRARVFAQSYLKTYSEEIPCEILVKRLCDIKQGYTQYGGLRPFGVSFVFAGYDDLHGFQLYTSNPSGNYSGWKATSVGANGASAQTLLKQEYKEDFSLDQACELAMKVLSKTMDSATLTSEKLEFSTVGKDSASGKVYQKIWKPADIDALLKATGLGKAEEDD, from the coding sequence ATGTATATATTAGACGATCATATTGTGTGTGCCGTTGCTGGTATTGACTCTGATGCCAGTATTCTTGTTAATAGAGCTCGTGTATTCGCACAGAGCTATCTGAAGACATATTCCGAAGAGATTCCCTGTGAAATTCTTGTCAAGAGGCTTTGTGATATCAAACAAGGATATACTCAATATGGAGGTTTAAGACCATTTGGTGTGAGTTTTGTGTTTGCCGGTTATGATGATCTTCATGGCTTCCAACTCTACACGTCAAACCCTTCAGGTAATTACAGCGGATGGAAGGCCACTAGTGTCGGTGCAAATGGAGCATCTGCTCAAACTCTATTAAAGCAGGAATATAAGGAAGATTTCAGCTTAGATCAAGCATGTGAGCTAGCAATGAAAGTTCTTAGCAAGACTATGGACAGTGCTACTCTTACTAGCGAAAAATTGGAGTTTTCGACTGTGGGCAAAGACTCCGCCAGTGGAAAGGTATATCAGAAGATCTGGAAACCTGCTGATATCGATGCTCTGCTCAAAGCTACTGGTTTAGGTAAagccgaagaagatgattaG